The Pseudomonas pergaminensis nucleotide sequence GTACACAGAGACCGAGGCCAGTATCGCCAAGCGCGAAAATGCGGCGGCCATGCGCAAAGCGGGCGCCACCGGTATGACCACCGATGGCAAACCGAGCAAGAAACAGCGCCGCGATCTGTTCAAGTTTCGCGGCAGCGGCAATGACGACTAGCCTGAGTCGAATGAGCCTTTGTGGTGAGCGGACTTGTCCCGCGCTGGAGTGCGCAGCGCTCCCGCTTTTTGAGGCCGCTCCGCAGCCCAGCGCGAGCAAGCTCGCTCACCACAAATTATTGCGCAGTTCTAACGACGCTCATTCGCCCGACGATTGGTAGGCGTGCAGCCAGCCCGAACACCGGCGCCGTGAGCCGCAGCAACCCCGCCGACACCTTCGCCGCGAACGGCGTGTAATACCCCCACCCCAGCGCCAATAGCGCCAACAACACACCGCCGATGTAGTCGTCCTGCCCCCAATGGGCGCCGGCCACCAGGCGCGGCATCATGAACAGCAGCGCCAGACCCCAGATCACCAGCACCTGGCCAATCCGTTGGGCGAACACTGTCATGAACATGCCCCAGATCAACAAGACCGAAGCATGATCCCCCGGGAAGCTCTGGCTCGAACGGTCCTTCAACTCCCACGTCTTCTCCAGCCCCGGGAAGTAGTCGCTCATCTGGATCGCCCCGCTGATCACCATCGACGGGCTGCTGTGTTGCCAGCCCATCTGCGCCGCGAGTTTGGAAAACAGCATGCGGATAAACAACAACAGCAGCAGAACCCCGATAAAACCTAACAAAGCCTGGCGCACCTGCACGGCCTTGAACACCCAGTCACCGCGAATCAGCAGCGCCAGCAGAATCACCCCGACCACTGCATCAAAAGGTCGCAAGCTGGCTACAGCCCACACATGCAACCATGTCGAGTTGGTCGCCAGCGGATCATTGAGCAGGTGAAACAGCCACTCGTCGAAAATCACACACAGCATCTGGCCCGTGG carries:
- a CDS encoding phosphatase PAP2 family protein, coding for MNNPGLFQAKWNLRRWALCNLLAIGLLCFWLWPTGQMLCVIFDEWLFHLLNDPLATNSTWLHVWAVASLRPFDAVVGVILLALLIRGDWVFKAVQVRQALLGFIGVLLLLLFIRMLFSKLAAQMGWQHSSPSMVISGAIQMSDYFPGLEKTWELKDRSSQSFPGDHASVLLIWGMFMTVFAQRIGQVLVIWGLALLFMMPRLVAGAHWGQDDYIGGVLLALLALGWGYYTPFAAKVSAGLLRLTAPVFGLAARLPIVGRMSVVRTAQ